A single Entelurus aequoreus isolate RoL-2023_Sb linkage group LG11, RoL_Eaeq_v1.1, whole genome shotgun sequence DNA region contains:
- the clxn gene encoding calaxin: MLPLKRSKMSKRMVQKLAETMSKQVSHFNKAEVGCLIRDFHVLLEDTRTVSGLDRWKVRSILHNTFGLTNDTIMDAVFRTFDKDNDGFIGMGEWIEGLSIFLRGTLDERIKYCFQVYDLNGDHYITREEILQMLRYSLRLPGEEDPYDGIKDLVEITLKRMDHDHDDRLSFEDFERSVKEVNHVLEAFGTCLPTTSRVETFEQSVFQVQAKH, translated from the exons ATGTTGCCTCTAAAAAggtccaaaatgtccaaaagGATGGTGCAGAAGCTCGCGGAAACAATGTCCAAACAAGTGTCCCACT TCAATAAAGCCGAGGTGGGGTGTCTTATCAGAGACTTTCATGTCTTGTTGGAGGACACACGGACAGTGAGCGGCTTGGACAGATGGAAAGTAAGAAGCATTCTGCACAACACCTTTGGACTCACAAACGACACCATCATGGATGCAG TGTTCCGGACATTTGACAAAGACAACGACGGTTTTATTGGTATGGGAGAGTGGATTGAAGGACTATCGATTTTTCTTCGCGGCACCTTGGACGAAAGAATAAAAT ACTGCTTTCAGGTGTACGACTTGAACGGTGACCACTACATCACCAGGGAGGAGATATTACAAATGCTGAGGTACAGCCTCAGACTGCCTGGGGAAGAGGACCCTTACGACGGAATCAAAGATCTGGTGGAGATCACACTCAAGAGGATG GACCACGACCACGATGACAGGCTGTCCTTTGAGGATTTTGAGAGGTCAGTGAAGGAAGTCAATCATGTCCTGGAGGCTTTTGGGACGTGCCTGCCTACCACCAGC AGGGTCGAGACATTTGAGCAGAGTGTATTTCAAGTTCAAGCAAAACACTGA